From the genome of Vicia villosa cultivar HV-30 ecotype Madison, WI linkage group LG2, Vvil1.0, whole genome shotgun sequence, one region includes:
- the LOC131650645 gene encoding amine oxidase [copper-containing] zeta, peroxisomal-like isoform X1: MATPQNKTTPDPSQDPTRNTTSLDSFPPTTTSTTKGIPVMMRAQTCHPLDPLSAAEISVAVSSVRAAGATPEVRDSMRFVEVVLVEPVKQVVALADAYFFPPFQPSLLPRTKGGGPVIPAKLPNRKARLVVYNKRSNETSVWIVELREVHAATRGGQHRGKVISSEVVPNVQPPIDAVEYAECEAVVKDFPPFREAMKRRGIEDMDLVMVDTWCVGYHSEADAPNRRLAKPLIFCRCESDCPMENGYARPVEGIYVLVDMQNMVILEFEDRKLIPLPPIDPLRNYTSGETRGGVDRSDVKPLQIIQPEGPSFRVNGHFIQWQKWNFRIGFTPREGLVIYSVAYIDGSQGRRPVAHRLSFVEMVVPYGDPNDPHYRKNAFDAGEDGLGKNAQSLKKGCDCLGYIKYFDAHFTNFTGGVETIENCVCLHEEDHGILWKHQDWRTGLAEVRRSRRLTVSFICTVANYEYGFFWYFYQDGKIESEVKITGILSLGVMQPGETRKYGTTIAPGLYAPVHQHFFVARMNMAVDCKPGEAFNQVVEVDVKVEDPGQNNVHHNAFYAEEKLLKSELEAMRDCNPLSARHWIVRNTRTVNRTGQLTGYRLVPGSNCLPLAGPEAMFLRRAAFLKHNLWVTPYVHNEMHPGGEFPNQNPRVGEGLATWVKENRSLEEADIVLWYVFGVTFIPRLEDWPVMPVERVGFTLMPQGFFNCSPAIDVPPSAGDLDDKEIGKPIQNELIAKL, encoded by the exons ATGGCCACACCTCAGAACAAAACAACCCCTGACCCATCTCAGGATCCGACCCGAAACACAACCTCCCTTGATTCATTCCCTCCCACAACCACTTCTACTACCAAAG GTATCCCGGTCATGATGAGAGCTCAGACCTGTCATCCTCTAGATCCTCTATCTGCCGCTGAAATATCAGTAGCTGTCTCATCTGTTCGGGCAGCCGGGGCAACCCCTGAG GTGAGGGATAGCATGCGTTTTGTCGAAGTAGTCTTGGTAGAACCGGTTAAGCAAGTTGTTGCGTTGGCAGATGCATATTTCTTCCCTCCTTTTCAACCATCGTTGCTTCCTAGGACCAAAGGAGGAGGACCTGTGATTCCTGCTAAACTTCCCAATAGGAAAGCACGGCTAGTTGTTTACAATAAAAGGTCAAACGAGACAAGCGTATGGATTGTTGAACTTCGAGAAGTTCATGCAGCAACTCGAGGTGGCCAACACAGAGGCAAAGTCATTTCTTCTGAAGTTGTGCCAAATGTTCAGCCACCAATA GACGCCGTAGAGTATGCTGAATGTGAAGCTGTTGTGAAGGACTTCCCTCCATTTCGAGAAGCAATGAAAAGAAGAGGGATTGAGGATATGGATCTTGTAATGGTGGATACCTG GTGTGTCGGATATCACAGTGAAGCTGATGCTCCGAACCGCAGGCTAGCTAAACCACTAATCTTTTGTAGATGTGAGAGTGACTGCCCTATGGAAAATGGCTATGCTCGTCCTGTTGAAGGAATCTATGTACTCGTTGACATGCAAAATATGGTTATTCTTGAGTTTGAAGACCGTAAACTAATCCCTCTCCCACCTATTGATCCGCTTAGGAATTATACTTCTGGTGAAACCCGGGGAGGAGTGGATAGAAGTGATGTGAAACCCTTACAGATTATTCAGCCCGAAGGTCCAAGCTTTCGTGTCAACGGCCATTTCATTCAATGGCAGAAG TGGAACTTTCGTATAGGTTTCACTCCTAGGGAAGGTTTGGTTATTTATTCAGTAGCCTATATTGATGGAAGTCAAGGGCGAAGGCCAGTGGCACACAGGTTGAGTTTTGTTGAGATGGTTGTCCCATACGGAGATCCAAACGATCCTCACTATAGGAAGAATGCATTTGATGCTGGCGAAGATGGCCTCGGTAAAAATGCTCAGTCTCTCAAGAAG GGTTGTGATTGTTTAGGCTATATCAAGTACTTTGATGCTCACTTCACAAACTTTACCGGAGGCGTCGAAACAATAGAGAATTGTGTTTGCTTGCATGAAGAGGATCATGGTATTTTGTGGAAGCATCAAGATTGGCGAACTGGTTTGGCTGAAGTTCGAAGGTCTAGAAGGTTGACAGTGTCGTTTATATGCACCGTAGCAAACTATGAATATGGATTTTTCTGGTACTTTTATCAG GATGGGAAAATAGAATCCGAGGTCAAGATCACAGGAATTCTAAGCCTAGGAGTGATGCAACCAGGTGAAACTCGAAAATATGGCACAACAATTGCACCTGGATTGTATGCTCCTGTCCACCAACACTTTTTTGTTGCTCGTATGAACATGGCTGTTGATTGCAAGCCTGGTGAAGCGTTTAATCAG GTTGTTGAGGTGGATGTTAAAGTTGAAGATCCAGGACAGAATAATGTTCATCACAATGCATTCTACGCCGAGGAAAAACTGCTCAAATCAGAATTGGAAGCAATGCGTGATTGCAACCCTTTATCTGCCCGGCATTGGATT GTTAGAAACACACGGACTGTAAACCGAACCGGGCAGTTAACAGGTTACAGGCTAGTACCTGGTTCAAATTGTTTACCTTTAGCTGGTCCGGAAGCCATGTTTCTACGGAGGGCAGCTTTCTTGAAGCACAATCTTTGGGTCACTCCTTATGTTCATAATGAAATGCATCCTGGAGGAGAGTTCCCTAATCAAAATCCGCGTGTTGGAGAAGGTTTGGCTACTTGGGTTAAGGAAAATAGATCGTTGGAAGAAGCTGATATTGTTCTTTG GTATGTATTTGGAGTGACATTCATTCCACGGTTAGAAGATTGGCCAGTTATGCCGGTTGAACGCGTTGGTTTTACGCTTATG CCGCAAGGGTTTTTCAATTGCTCCCCGGCTATAGATGTTCCCCCAAGTGCAGGTGATTTGGATGATAAGGAAATTGGTAAGCCTATTCAGAATGAGCTGATTGCAAAGCTCTGA
- the LOC131650645 gene encoding amine oxidase [copper-containing] zeta, peroxisomal-like isoform X2, whose product MMRAQTCHPLDPLSAAEISVAVSSVRAAGATPEVRDSMRFVEVVLVEPVKQVVALADAYFFPPFQPSLLPRTKGGGPVIPAKLPNRKARLVVYNKRSNETSVWIVELREVHAATRGGQHRGKVISSEVVPNVQPPIDAVEYAECEAVVKDFPPFREAMKRRGIEDMDLVMVDTWCVGYHSEADAPNRRLAKPLIFCRCESDCPMENGYARPVEGIYVLVDMQNMVILEFEDRKLIPLPPIDPLRNYTSGETRGGVDRSDVKPLQIIQPEGPSFRVNGHFIQWQKWNFRIGFTPREGLVIYSVAYIDGSQGRRPVAHRLSFVEMVVPYGDPNDPHYRKNAFDAGEDGLGKNAQSLKKGCDCLGYIKYFDAHFTNFTGGVETIENCVCLHEEDHGILWKHQDWRTGLAEVRRSRRLTVSFICTVANYEYGFFWYFYQDGKIESEVKITGILSLGVMQPGETRKYGTTIAPGLYAPVHQHFFVARMNMAVDCKPGEAFNQVVEVDVKVEDPGQNNVHHNAFYAEEKLLKSELEAMRDCNPLSARHWIVRNTRTVNRTGQLTGYRLVPGSNCLPLAGPEAMFLRRAAFLKHNLWVTPYVHNEMHPGGEFPNQNPRVGEGLATWVKENRSLEEADIVLWYVFGVTFIPRLEDWPVMPVERVGFTLMPQGFFNCSPAIDVPPSAGDLDDKEIGKPIQNELIAKL is encoded by the exons ATGATGAGAGCTCAGACCTGTCATCCTCTAGATCCTCTATCTGCCGCTGAAATATCAGTAGCTGTCTCATCTGTTCGGGCAGCCGGGGCAACCCCTGAG GTGAGGGATAGCATGCGTTTTGTCGAAGTAGTCTTGGTAGAACCGGTTAAGCAAGTTGTTGCGTTGGCAGATGCATATTTCTTCCCTCCTTTTCAACCATCGTTGCTTCCTAGGACCAAAGGAGGAGGACCTGTGATTCCTGCTAAACTTCCCAATAGGAAAGCACGGCTAGTTGTTTACAATAAAAGGTCAAACGAGACAAGCGTATGGATTGTTGAACTTCGAGAAGTTCATGCAGCAACTCGAGGTGGCCAACACAGAGGCAAAGTCATTTCTTCTGAAGTTGTGCCAAATGTTCAGCCACCAATA GACGCCGTAGAGTATGCTGAATGTGAAGCTGTTGTGAAGGACTTCCCTCCATTTCGAGAAGCAATGAAAAGAAGAGGGATTGAGGATATGGATCTTGTAATGGTGGATACCTG GTGTGTCGGATATCACAGTGAAGCTGATGCTCCGAACCGCAGGCTAGCTAAACCACTAATCTTTTGTAGATGTGAGAGTGACTGCCCTATGGAAAATGGCTATGCTCGTCCTGTTGAAGGAATCTATGTACTCGTTGACATGCAAAATATGGTTATTCTTGAGTTTGAAGACCGTAAACTAATCCCTCTCCCACCTATTGATCCGCTTAGGAATTATACTTCTGGTGAAACCCGGGGAGGAGTGGATAGAAGTGATGTGAAACCCTTACAGATTATTCAGCCCGAAGGTCCAAGCTTTCGTGTCAACGGCCATTTCATTCAATGGCAGAAG TGGAACTTTCGTATAGGTTTCACTCCTAGGGAAGGTTTGGTTATTTATTCAGTAGCCTATATTGATGGAAGTCAAGGGCGAAGGCCAGTGGCACACAGGTTGAGTTTTGTTGAGATGGTTGTCCCATACGGAGATCCAAACGATCCTCACTATAGGAAGAATGCATTTGATGCTGGCGAAGATGGCCTCGGTAAAAATGCTCAGTCTCTCAAGAAG GGTTGTGATTGTTTAGGCTATATCAAGTACTTTGATGCTCACTTCACAAACTTTACCGGAGGCGTCGAAACAATAGAGAATTGTGTTTGCTTGCATGAAGAGGATCATGGTATTTTGTGGAAGCATCAAGATTGGCGAACTGGTTTGGCTGAAGTTCGAAGGTCTAGAAGGTTGACAGTGTCGTTTATATGCACCGTAGCAAACTATGAATATGGATTTTTCTGGTACTTTTATCAG GATGGGAAAATAGAATCCGAGGTCAAGATCACAGGAATTCTAAGCCTAGGAGTGATGCAACCAGGTGAAACTCGAAAATATGGCACAACAATTGCACCTGGATTGTATGCTCCTGTCCACCAACACTTTTTTGTTGCTCGTATGAACATGGCTGTTGATTGCAAGCCTGGTGAAGCGTTTAATCAG GTTGTTGAGGTGGATGTTAAAGTTGAAGATCCAGGACAGAATAATGTTCATCACAATGCATTCTACGCCGAGGAAAAACTGCTCAAATCAGAATTGGAAGCAATGCGTGATTGCAACCCTTTATCTGCCCGGCATTGGATT GTTAGAAACACACGGACTGTAAACCGAACCGGGCAGTTAACAGGTTACAGGCTAGTACCTGGTTCAAATTGTTTACCTTTAGCTGGTCCGGAAGCCATGTTTCTACGGAGGGCAGCTTTCTTGAAGCACAATCTTTGGGTCACTCCTTATGTTCATAATGAAATGCATCCTGGAGGAGAGTTCCCTAATCAAAATCCGCGTGTTGGAGAAGGTTTGGCTACTTGGGTTAAGGAAAATAGATCGTTGGAAGAAGCTGATATTGTTCTTTG GTATGTATTTGGAGTGACATTCATTCCACGGTTAGAAGATTGGCCAGTTATGCCGGTTGAACGCGTTGGTTTTACGCTTATG CCGCAAGGGTTTTTCAATTGCTCCCCGGCTATAGATGTTCCCCCAAGTGCAGGTGATTTGGATGATAAGGAAATTGGTAAGCCTATTCAGAATGAGCTGATTGCAAAGCTCTGA
- the LOC131650646 gene encoding uncharacterized protein LOC131650646: protein MKNMRSPVRGIKTHIPFPTRILPDSALTQLTRPLTKIPKPFPANMSSPEGKRLEEELSYPILVAERVRSAIEETDSFKLECSEVWKQVERLLQMLRTVVRIAATSPLYERPVRRVTADTAKNLERALTLVRKCKRRSILHRVVTIVGVADFRKVLSHLDASVGDMKWLLSILDGEGGVNLALPPIASNDPILSWVWSFIASIQMGQLNDKIEAANELASLAQDNDRYQKIIVEEQGVPPLLKLLKEAASPAAQIAAATCLCHLANDLERVRVIVNEVGVPAVVQVLADSPIRVQTLASNLVARMARHDPVAQEDFARENAIRPLVTLLSMDTTVDEQPGNNGRQSIHSIFQINKELGKKTDYMSGNGNSSSRQFANSYSNSYYFSEGSGRGGNHRKERENVDPVVKLQLKISCAEALWMLAAGSVSNSRKITETKGMLCLAKIIEKEQGELQQNCLMTIMEITAAAESNADLRRAAFKTNSPPAKAVVEQLLRIIKEVDSPSMQIPAIKSIGSLARTFPARETRVIEPLVAQLSNRDMNVADEAAIALTKFACPDNFLYIEHSKKIIEFNAVPAVMKLLRNNDVNQMYHGLTLLCYLALHAGSSESLEQARVLLALEGADKTILPQHIRDLVSKAIVHLNLYHAGRNSQPLSYMP from the coding sequence atgaaaaacatGCGTAGTCCAGTCAGAGGAATAAAAACTCATATTCCATTTCCAACTCGGATTCTACCTGACTCAGCGCTCACTCAGTTGACTCGTCCCCTCACCAAAATCCCAAAACCCTTCCCGGCGAACATGTCGTCACCGGAGGGAAAACGGTTAGAAGAAGAGTTATCCTACCCAATTCTCGTCGCGGAACGAGTTCGCTCAGCGATTGAAGAAACCGACTCGTTCAAACTCGAGTGCTCCGAAGTCTGGAAACAAGTCGAACGCCTCCTCCAAATGCTCCGAACGGTTGTCCGAATCGCCGCCACCTCGCCGCTTTACGAGCGTCCCGTCCGTCGAGTAACGGCTGACACGGCGAAGAATCTAGAACGCGCTTTGACTTTGGTCAGAAAGTGTAAGCGTCGTAGCATCCTCCACCGTGTCGTTACCATCGTCGGTGTCGCCGATTTTCGGAAGGTTCTAAGCCACCTCGACGCCTCCGTCGGAGATATGAAGTGGCTTTTGAGCATCCTCGACGGCGAAGGTGGAGTAAATTTGGCACTTCCTCCGATTGCGAGTAATGATCCTATTCTTTCTTGGGTATGGTCTTTTATTGCTTCGATTCAAATGGGTCAATTGAATGATAAAATCGAAGCGGCGAATGAACTCGCTTCATTAGCACAAGATAATGATAGGTATCAAAAGATTATTGTTGAGGAACAAGGTGTTCCTCCTCTTTTGAAGCTTCTTAAGGAAGCTGCTTCACCTGCTGCTCAAATTGCAGCTGCAACTTGTTTGTGTCATTTGGCTAATGATTTGGAGAGGGTTAGGGTTATTGTGAATGAAGTTGGAGTTCCTGCTGTTGTTCAGGTTCTTGCTGATTCGCCGATTAGGGTTCAAACCCTAGCTTCTAATTTAGTTGCTAGGATGGCTCGACATGATCCTGTTGCTCAGGAGGATTTCGCGAGGGAGAACGCGATTAGGCCGCTTGTTACGCTTTTATCGATGGATACTACTGTGGATGAGCAGCCGGGTAATAATGGTAGGCAGAGTATTCATTCTATTTTTCAGATTAATAAGGAGTTAGGGAAGAAGACTGATTATATGTCTGGTAATGGTAATAGTAGTAGTAGACAGTTTGCGAATTCGTATTCCAATTCCTATTATTTTAGCGAGGGGAGTGGCCGTGGAGGGAATCATAGGAAGGAGAGGGAAAATGTGGATCCTGTTGTGAAGCTTCAGCTTAAAATTAGCTGTGCCGAGGCTTTGTGGATGCTTGCGGCGGGGAGTGTGTCGAATAGTAGGAAGATAACGGAGACGAAAGGGATGCTTTGTTTGGCTAAGATTATCGAGAAGGAACAGGGAGAGTTGCAGCAGAATTGTTTGATGACTATAATGGAGATAACAGCTGCGGCTGAGTCCAATGCTGACCTTCGACGTGCTGCGTTTAAGACCAACTCACCTCCTGCTAAAGCTGTTGTGGAACAGCTCTTAAGGATAATTAAAGAGGTTGACAGTCCATCAATGCAAATTCCGGCGATAAAGTCTATTGGTTCGTTGGCTAGAACGTTTCCTGCTAGAGAGACTCGAGTAATTGAACCCCTTGTAGCACAGCTGAGTAATAGAGACATGAATGTAGCAGATGAAGCAGCCATTGCTCTTACCAAGTTTGCTTGTCCAGATAATTTCTTATATATTGAGCATTCTAAGAAAATAATCGAATTCAATGCAGTCCCAGCAGTGATGAAGCTCCTGAGGAATAACGATGTTAACCAGATGTATCATGGTCTAACTCTCCTTTGCTACCTTGCACTACATGCTGGGAGTAGTGAGTCCTTGGAACAAGCAAGGGTGTTGTTGGCTCTAGAGGGTGCAGATAAAACAATTCTTCCTCAGCATATAAGGGATTTGGTATCCAAAGCAATTGTACACCTCAATTTGTATCATGCTGGAAGGAATTCTCAACCATTGTCATATATGCCTTGA